A stretch of the Halorussus salinus genome encodes the following:
- a CDS encoding PKD domain-containing protein: protein MSKPTLVAVAVLLVVTTTAAGTLGADAVSVTESTPSNEAPLADAGLDQDVRRGATVLLDATGSRDPDGRIERYDWSIRTPSGDAITPDCADCARTRFTPTETGRYRVTVTVTDDDGATRSDTLYVNVSPGAAPTVSVSGPTSSTTDSSATYTATLSAGAAALDYVVWRVAGNRIANHSLSPGQTTDTVSKYFPTDGEREVTATVYDADDLTATSSLPVSVQSESPSERPAEPPSSNTKTAARNSPHIVGDELLTGSRPFRGRYDVRLDAPNGAVSSVEWRSSTGRIGKGHSLNRSWEPGEHELYAVVTYDDGSTNVATFAGGTTTVTVDSEPSVSFESLDRYGSISGTVEGIDEYDNLNGLRVEVDGETVAVARDDLRSGYRRGFGRQRTLKFSHTEFTPGEKYTVSAIATDKRGQTARVSREIVPVEKPEIVRSEFVNGPVDSYHERIDPKRYTAHHVLVVNLNGVDSKRLEINLRPEDRRLKRINTNDYNWIQKKNGDRLIVHSFWAGEIPRMYDILIDLNIQASSGEEFTGTKTSSSFAATPSKPELRLNVMNDGTEKYITREHGILVNASRSFDPDGTDLKYIWKYGAEPTKPDNTTAKFRSYERAASIVEDGYDLQSKRNFDFLDYFTPDISETRVLTEKPYADKETVRIRVATEPYHFSKQTYYADFSLGIAVSNPEANVVEWKSVEAEQSGHSDATEDPYRYVGIIEIPTEALTSAARSPTVAVYNEENTRKRSETNLPTIATSESSKYWTDVTVRNLSYLVEKSRTRRVTVDTEERRNTYLKEGYEIEQTNEETNYVLEERSKIADAEYETKTQRFDSQRLRRVFLSHSNEWYASGRYQTTKTKTQNVSKWYPVSGTGLEKQWSDSSLWNGERTGSTREVKVEPAEYRTQHKYQYENEIEKTKTITVWRTGTRSVTKSGTRTVERCSLKFGCREVTERYTYTTEETYTYRTRKTHTYTITKTESYWATSRFDPDHTFTGKTRRTKLSDAVYETQIEVKYRTQTTETETHYEVARDVKVREPVYEWQAKTSTMDLMLARKQVSGRPDWRMTEERTTTWLLTRQDGATTLWTPIYETRSDVVKTKAVVSGTVVTRSYDSESGKFVEEERPSSNEVVFEGVKSKNYIIDSITNDEETVDWCLVKVACSSSGGSNRT from the coding sequence ATGTCGAAGCCGACCTTGGTCGCTGTCGCCGTTCTCCTCGTCGTGACGACCACGGCCGCCGGAACGCTCGGTGCGGACGCCGTCTCCGTGACCGAATCGACTCCTTCGAACGAAGCGCCGCTCGCCGACGCGGGTCTCGACCAAGACGTGCGTCGCGGCGCGACCGTTCTCTTGGACGCCACGGGGTCGCGCGACCCCGACGGTCGCATCGAACGCTACGACTGGTCGATTCGAACTCCGTCCGGCGACGCGATTACCCCGGACTGTGCCGACTGCGCCCGGACGCGATTTACACCGACCGAGACCGGCCGCTATCGCGTCACGGTAACCGTCACCGACGACGACGGCGCGACGCGCTCGGACACGCTCTACGTGAACGTATCGCCCGGCGCGGCTCCGACAGTCTCCGTTTCGGGACCGACGAGTTCCACGACGGACTCCTCGGCGACCTACACCGCGACTCTCTCCGCCGGAGCGGCCGCGCTCGATTACGTCGTCTGGCGCGTCGCCGGGAATCGAATCGCCAACCACTCGCTCTCGCCCGGCCAGACGACCGACACCGTGTCGAAGTACTTCCCGACCGACGGGGAGCGTGAAGTAACCGCGACGGTCTACGACGCCGACGACCTGACGGCGACGAGTTCGCTCCCCGTCTCGGTCCAGTCGGAGTCGCCTTCGGAACGACCCGCAGAGCCGCCCTCCTCGAACACGAAGACTGCCGCCCGAAACTCACCGCACATCGTTGGCGACGAACTCCTCACCGGGTCGAGACCGTTCCGCGGTCGGTACGACGTTCGACTCGACGCTCCGAACGGTGCCGTCTCCTCGGTCGAGTGGCGGAGCAGTACTGGTCGGATCGGTAAGGGCCACTCGCTGAATCGGTCGTGGGAGCCGGGCGAACACGAACTCTACGCCGTCGTCACGTACGACGACGGTTCGACCAACGTCGCCACCTTCGCTGGCGGCACGACGACGGTTACCGTCGACTCGGAGCCGAGCGTGTCGTTCGAATCGCTCGACCGATACGGCTCGATTTCGGGGACTGTCGAGGGAATCGACGAGTACGATAACCTGAACGGACTTCGCGTCGAAGTAGATGGCGAAACAGTCGCCGTTGCCAGGGACGATCTGCGCAGCGGCTATCGTCGTGGTTTCGGTCGTCAGCGGACGCTGAAATTCTCTCACACCGAATTCACGCCCGGAGAGAAGTATACCGTCTCTGCCATTGCTACTGACAAACGAGGCCAGACTGCTCGGGTAAGCCGTGAAATCGTTCCGGTTGAGAAACCCGAGATTGTCCGATCCGAGTTCGTTAACGGGCCCGTTGACTCGTATCACGAACGTATTGATCCTAAGCGATACACTGCTCATCACGTCTTGGTGGTCAATTTGAACGGTGTAGACTCTAAAAGACTGGAGATTAATCTTAGACCAGAAGATAGACGTCTAAAAAGAATAAATACTAACGATTATAATTGGATACAGAAGAAAAACGGGGATAGACTCATCGTACATTCCTTTTGGGCAGGAGAAATACCAAGAATGTACGATATACTTATTGATTTGAATATACAAGCAAGTAGTGGAGAGGAATTCACAGGGACAAAAACGTCAAGCTCATTTGCAGCAACCCCGAGTAAACCAGAGCTTCGGCTAAATGTAATGAACGACGGAACGGAAAAGTACATCACTAGAGAACATGGCATCTTGGTGAATGCCTCTAGGTCGTTCGACCCAGACGGGACCGACCTCAAATACATTTGGAAGTACGGTGCAGAGCCGACGAAACCCGACAACACGACTGCCAAATTCCGTTCGTACGAGCGCGCCGCGAGTATCGTTGAGGATGGCTACGACCTGCAATCGAAGCGCAACTTCGATTTCCTCGACTACTTTACGCCGGATATCTCTGAAACGAGAGTTCTAACTGAAAAACCGTACGCGGACAAGGAGACTGTTCGAATCCGCGTCGCGACCGAACCCTATCACTTCTCGAAACAGACGTATTACGCGGACTTCTCGCTTGGAATCGCGGTATCGAACCCCGAAGCGAACGTCGTCGAGTGGAAGAGCGTCGAAGCGGAGCAAAGCGGACACTCGGACGCGACGGAGGACCCGTACCGCTACGTCGGAATAATTGAGATTCCGACCGAGGCACTTACTTCGGCTGCACGTTCCCCGACTGTAGCGGTCTACAACGAGGAGAACACCCGGAAAAGGAGCGAAACGAACCTCCCGACAATCGCTACTTCGGAGAGTAGCAAGTACTGGACCGACGTTACCGTCCGAAACCTCTCGTATCTAGTCGAGAAATCTCGAACGAGGAGAGTGACGGTCGATACGGAAGAGCGGCGAAACACGTATCTGAAAGAGGGATACGAAATCGAACAGACGAACGAAGAAACGAACTACGTTCTCGAAGAGCGGAGCAAAATAGCGGATGCAGAGTACGAAACCAAGACGCAGCGTTTCGACAGTCAGCGTCTTCGAAGGGTGTTCCTTAGTCACTCGAACGAATGGTACGCCTCCGGACGCTACCAGACGACGAAGACAAAGACGCAGAACGTATCGAAGTGGTATCCGGTTTCGGGAACGGGGCTCGAGAAGCAGTGGTCCGATTCGAGTCTGTGGAACGGTGAGCGAACCGGAAGCACCCGTGAGGTAAAGGTCGAACCGGCCGAGTACCGCACGCAGCACAAGTACCAATACGAAAACGAAATCGAGAAGACGAAGACGATAACGGTCTGGCGCACCGGGACTCGGTCGGTGACGAAATCCGGGACGCGAACGGTAGAGCGGTGTAGTCTCAAATTCGGCTGCCGAGAGGTCACCGAGAGGTACACTTACACGACAGAAGAGACCTACACGTACCGGACGAGAAAGACTCACACCTACACGATCACGAAGACCGAAAGCTACTGGGCGACTTCGAGATTCGACCCGGATCACACCTTCACCGGGAAAACACGCCGAACGAAGCTTTCGGACGCGGTCTACGAAACTCAGATCGAAGTCAAATACAGAACTCAGACGACCGAAACCGAGACCCACTACGAAGTAGCCCGTGACGTGAAGGTCCGAGAACCAGTCTACGAGTGGCAAGCGAAAACATCGACGATGGACCTCATGCTCGCGAGGAAGCAGGTTTCCGGCAGACCCGATTGGCGGATGACCGAAGAACGAACGACTACGTGGCTCCTCACTCGACAAGACGGAGCGACGACGCTGTGGACGCCGATTTACGAAACGAGAAGTGATGTCGTCAAGACGAAAGCAGTAGTCAGTGGGACAGTCGTCACTCGGTCTTACGACTCCGAATCGGGCAAGTTCGTTGAAGAAGAACGACCTTCCTCGAACGAGGTCGTATTCGAAGGTGTGAAAAGTAAAAATTACATAATAGATAGCATAACCAACGATGAGGAAACGGTCGACTGGTGTCTGGTAAAAGTCGCCTGCTCGTCATCCGGAGGGAGCAACCGAACATGA
- a CDS encoding thiamine pyrophosphate-dependent enzyme, which yields MSAFNAIGEEREIDRDEFTPEIEPQATWCPGCGDFGVLKALKQAMPEVGRTPEETLLVTGIGCSGKLSSYFQSYGFHSIHGRSLPVARAAKMANPDLEVIAAGGDGDGYGIGGNHFMHTARENHDMTYIVFDNEIFGLTKGQTSPTSPKGHKSKTQPHGSAKQPIRPLSLALTSGASYVARTAAVNPNQAKEILTEAMEHDGFAHVDFLTQCPTWNKDAKQYVPYIDVQDSDDYDFDITDRGEASEMMQEAEDALYEGEVLTGRFYHDEDRPSYQQEKQATGDMPEEPLAERYFDDDYEWERSYDLLDRHK from the coding sequence ATGAGTGCATTCAACGCAATCGGTGAAGAACGAGAGATAGACCGAGACGAGTTCACGCCCGAAATCGAACCGCAGGCGACGTGGTGTCCGGGCTGTGGGGACTTCGGCGTCCTGAAGGCGCTGAAGCAGGCGATGCCCGAAGTCGGTCGCACGCCCGAGGAGACCCTGTTGGTCACGGGTATCGGCTGTTCGGGCAAGCTGTCGAGCTACTTCCAGAGCTACGGGTTCCACTCCATCCACGGCCGGTCGCTGCCGGTCGCTCGCGCGGCGAAGATGGCCAACCCCGACCTCGAAGTCATCGCCGCGGGTGGCGACGGCGACGGCTACGGCATCGGCGGGAACCACTTCATGCACACCGCCCGCGAGAACCACGATATGACCTACATCGTCTTCGACAACGAAATCTTCGGGCTGACGAAGGGCCAGACCTCCCCGACCAGTCCGAAGGGCCACAAGTCGAAGACCCAGCCTCACGGGAGCGCGAAACAGCCGATTCGACCACTGTCGCTCGCGCTGACCTCCGGGGCCTCCTACGTCGCCCGGACCGCGGCGGTCAACCCGAACCAAGCGAAGGAGATTCTGACGGAGGCGATGGAACACGACGGGTTCGCGCACGTGGACTTCCTCACGCAGTGCCCGACGTGGAACAAGGACGCCAAGCAGTACGTCCCGTACATCGACGTGCAGGACAGCGACGACTACGACTTCGACATCACCGACCGCGGCGAAGCGTCGGAGATGATGCAGGAGGCCGAGGACGCCCTCTACGAGGGTGAGGTGCTGACGGGGCGCTTCTACCACGACGAGGACCGACCGTCCTACCAGCAGGAGAAGCAGGCCACGGGCGACATGCCCGAGGAGCCGCTGGCCGAGCGGTACTTCGACGACGACTACGAGTGGGAGCGTAGCTACGACCTGCTCGACCGCCACAAGTAA
- a CDS encoding Mrp/NBP35 family ATP-binding protein, whose amino-acid sequence MDASEVRDLLREVEDPDLGDDIVSLGLVNDLSVEGDTATISLALGAPYSPHETQIANRVREVLSDHGLDADLSARVDDDISTDEQVLPNVENIIAVASGKGGVGKSTVAVNIAAGLSQLGARVGLFDADIYGPNVPRMVDAKEVPKATEEETMIPPEQFGVKLMSMAFLVGEDDPVIWRGPMVHKVLTQLWEDVEWGHLDYMVVDLPPGTGDAQLTLLQSVPVTGAVIVTTPQEVAIDDARKGLRMFGKHDTSVLGIAENMSTFKCPDCGGEHDIFGRGGGAAFAEENDMPFLGSIPIDPSVRTGGDEGKPIVLDEDDDTGDAFRVLTENVANNVGVIKRRQQR is encoded by the coding sequence ATGGACGCATCAGAGGTACGCGACTTGCTCCGGGAGGTCGAAGATCCGGACCTCGGCGACGACATCGTCTCGCTCGGTCTCGTCAACGACCTCTCGGTCGAAGGAGACACCGCAACCATCTCGCTGGCGCTGGGCGCGCCGTACTCGCCCCACGAGACTCAAATCGCAAACCGGGTCCGAGAGGTCCTGAGCGACCACGGTCTCGACGCCGACCTCTCGGCCCGCGTGGACGACGATATCTCCACCGACGAGCAGGTCCTCCCGAACGTCGAGAACATCATCGCGGTCGCCTCGGGCAAGGGCGGCGTCGGCAAATCGACGGTCGCGGTCAACATCGCGGCCGGTCTCTCCCAACTGGGTGCCCGCGTCGGTCTCTTCGACGCGGACATCTACGGCCCGAACGTTCCCCGGATGGTAGATGCCAAGGAGGTGCCCAAGGCCACCGAGGAAGAGACCATGATTCCGCCCGAGCAGTTCGGCGTGAAACTCATGAGCATGGCCTTCCTCGTCGGCGAAGACGACCCCGTCATCTGGCGCGGTCCGATGGTTCACAAGGTCCTCACCCAACTCTGGGAGGACGTAGAGTGGGGCCACCTCGACTACATGGTCGTGGACCTCCCGCCGGGCACCGGCGACGCGCAACTGACGCTCCTCCAGAGCGTCCCCGTCACGGGCGCGGTCATCGTGACGACGCCCCAAGAAGTCGCCATCGACGACGCCCGCAAGGGCCTGCGCATGTTCGGTAAGCACGACACGTCGGTCCTCGGTATCGCGGAGAACATGTCCACGTTCAAGTGCCCCGACTGTGGCGGTGAACACGACATCTTCGGCCGCGGCGGCGGCGCGGCGTTCGCCGAGGAGAACGACATGCCGTTCCTCGGTTCCATCCCCATCGACCCGTCGGTCCGGACCGGCGGCGACGAAGGCAAACCCATCGTGTTGGACGAGGACGACGACACGGGCGACGCCTTCCGCGTCCTGACCGAGAACGTGGCCAACAACGTCGGAGTTATCAAACGACGCCAACAACGCTGA
- a CDS encoding TRAM domain-containing protein, whose amino-acid sequence MSDRETAPVGVGERYSVEIEDLGSEGDGVARIESFVVFVPGADLGERVDIRIEEVGGSHAVASVVDESESADDERASSEEP is encoded by the coding sequence ATGTCAGACCGCGAGACTGCTCCGGTCGGTGTCGGCGAGCGGTATTCGGTCGAAATCGAGGACCTCGGGAGCGAGGGCGACGGCGTGGCTCGCATCGAATCGTTCGTGGTGTTCGTCCCCGGCGCGGACCTCGGGGAACGGGTGGACATCCGAATCGAGGAGGTCGGCGGGAGCCACGCCGTCGCGTCGGTAGTCGACGAGTCGGAGTCCGCGGACGACGAACGAGCGTCTAGCGAGGAACCGTAG
- a CDS encoding 2-oxoacid:acceptor oxidoreductase subunit alpha: protein MTDDELIWRIAGGSGDGIDSTSQNFAKALMRSGLNVFTHRHYPSRIRGGHTYVEIRAKDEPVKSRGDNYNFLLALGDSFARNPQDEAYYGNEEIKPLSENLDELREGGVIVYDSGLLDASEIENFDERVEENDWHVYDLDLRGLAKEHGREVMRNTAGVGATAALLDMDLEHIEGLMSDAMSGDVLEANLEILEEAYESVNEDYEHTHDIRVPTGTQDEEQVLVSGSHGIAYGSLDEGCRFISGYPMTPWTDVFTIMTQHLPDMGGISEQVEDEIAAASLAIGASHAGAKAMSGSSGGGFALMSEPLGLAEITETPIVLVEAMRAGPSTGMPTKPEQGDLEHVLYTSQGDSNRVVFAPGDPAECYEQTRKAFEIAYEYQIPAIVLYDQKLSGGHQTVPEEVFDEEPNPDIGSVVTEQDLEDAVQEAGRFKRYMYDDEEGSGLGGVSRRSIPGQKGGNFLASGNEHNEVGHISEDADNRTIQMNRRMGKLDAIRDELAENADHQPVYGPEDAEYGILSFGSTKGVIEEAVDRLNDDGHSVKAMNVSDIMPFPKDEVTQFLEDVDESLVVEMNASAQFRRHVQGQLGRFGEKLYSLLKYDGNPFEPEEVVSGFESRLGGDADLSQYNVRIESATGD from the coding sequence ATGACTGATGACGAACTCATCTGGCGAATCGCAGGTGGTTCCGGAGACGGAATCGACTCGACGAGCCAGAACTTCGCTAAGGCGCTGATGCGCTCGGGGCTGAACGTCTTCACGCACCGACACTACCCGTCGCGCATCCGCGGCGGCCACACGTACGTAGAGATTCGGGCGAAAGACGAGCCCGTAAAGTCCCGAGGAGACAACTACAACTTCCTGCTGGCGCTGGGCGACAGCTTCGCTCGGAACCCGCAGGACGAAGCCTACTACGGTAACGAGGAGATAAAGCCCCTCTCGGAGAACCTCGACGAACTCCGCGAGGGCGGCGTCATCGTCTACGACTCCGGACTCCTCGACGCCAGCGAAATCGAGAACTTCGACGAGCGCGTCGAGGAGAACGACTGGCACGTCTACGACCTCGACCTGCGGGGTCTCGCCAAGGAACACGGCCGGGAGGTCATGCGCAACACGGCGGGCGTGGGCGCGACCGCGGCGCTGCTGGACATGGACCTCGAACACATCGAGGGCCTGATGTCCGACGCGATGAGCGGCGACGTACTGGAAGCCAACCTCGAAATTCTCGAAGAGGCATACGAGTCGGTCAACGAGGACTACGAGCACACTCACGACATCCGAGTTCCGACGGGAACGCAGGACGAAGAGCAGGTCCTCGTCTCCGGTTCGCACGGCATCGCCTACGGCTCGCTGGACGAGGGCTGTCGGTTCATCTCGGGTTATCCGATGACCCCGTGGACCGACGTGTTCACCATCATGACCCAGCACCTGCCGGACATGGGCGGCATCTCCGAGCAGGTCGAGGACGAAATCGCCGCGGCGTCGCTCGCCATCGGTGCGAGCCACGCCGGTGCGAAGGCGATGTCCGGCTCGTCGGGCGGTGGCTTCGCGCTGATGTCCGAACCGCTCGGCCTCGCCGAGATTACCGAGACGCCCATCGTCCTCGTGGAAGCGATGCGCGCGGGTCCCTCGACGGGGATGCCGACCAAGCCCGAGCAGGGCGACCTCGAACACGTCCTGTACACCTCGCAGGGAGACTCGAACCGCGTCGTCTTCGCGCCGGGCGACCCCGCGGAGTGTTACGAGCAGACTCGCAAGGCCTTCGAAATCGCCTACGAGTACCAGATTCCGGCCATCGTCCTCTACGACCAGAAGCTCTCGGGCGGCCACCAGACCGTCCCCGAGGAGGTCTTCGACGAGGAGCCCAACCCCGACATCGGGAGCGTCGTGACCGAGCAGGACCTCGAAGACGCAGTGCAGGAGGCTGGTCGCTTCAAGCGGTACATGTACGACGACGAAGAAGGGAGCGGCCTCGGCGGCGTCAGCCGACGGTCGATTCCCGGCCAGAAGGGCGGGAACTTCCTCGCGTCGGGTAACGAACACAACGAAGTCGGCCACATCAGTGAGGACGCCGACAACCGCACCATCCAGATGAACCGCCGGATGGGCAAGCTCGACGCCATCCGCGACGAGTTGGCCGAGAACGCCGACCACCAGCCCGTCTACGGGCCGGAAGACGCCGAGTACGGCATCCTCAGCTTCGGTTCGACCAAGGGCGTCATCGAGGAGGCCGTGGACCGCCTGAACGACGACGGTCACTCGGTCAAGGCGATGAACGTCAGCGACATCATGCCGTTCCCGAAGGACGAGGTGACGCAGTTCCTCGAAGACGTAGACGAGTCGCTCGTCGTGGAGATGAACGCGTCGGCGCAGTTCCGCCGTCACGTTCAGGGTCAGCTCGGTCGCTTCGGCGAGAAGCTGTACAGCCTGCTCAAGTACGACGGCAACCCCTTCGAGCCCGAGGAGGTCGTCTCCGGGTTCGAGAGCCGACTCGGCGGGGACGCCGACCTGAGCCAGTACAACGTCCGCATCGAATCCGCAACGGGTGACTAA